From the Carya illinoinensis cultivar Pawnee chromosome 4, C.illinoinensisPawnee_v1, whole genome shotgun sequence genome, one window contains:
- the LOC122307545 gene encoding lipase-like PAD4, with product MDAEASSFETSEVLATFLASTPLLSESWRLCSIANSTAQGSFVSDRVGDVGYIAFSGIQMAGSLEPSCRNLVPLESAGNNLFFRTNRLNEGEEPVKVNEGMLHLFLSMYVSSSFKEQVSALVDGSKSIIVTGHSIGGTTASLCTLWLLSYLQSVSSPLQALCITFGSPLLGNGSLSRAILRERWGGNFCQVVSKHDIMPRLLFAPLTLSLAPQLHSLLQYWHFSMDSPQFGNLVQLRDEDKADLFRFVLFHMEGLAHAGEETSLFCPLGSYLFCSEEGAVCVDNAASVTKMMHLLLMTGCPSSSIEDHLSYGDYVGKYSVQFMNQRSFMQADLPETSYEAGVVMALQSLGIDSQQSVTGAAKDCLRMARRMGRTPNLKGAELAVRLSKYVPYRAEIEWYKASCDESDNNMGYYDCFKQRVSNSKREHRVNMNRIKLANFWNDVISMLDNNQLTYDFDRRDKWRNTSQFYKLLVEPLDIAEYYRKGMHRVKGHYLKYGRERRYEIFDRWWIEKEGRSRGREYKRSKFASLTQDSCFWARVEEAREWLDSFRSESDMTKLDLLWKNIDAFAKYATELVESKEVSIDVLAKNSSYSLWVKDYGALKSELQLQHFPPQFPSFVEGEMVP from the exons ATGGATGCCGAAGCTTCATC GTTCGAAACCAGCGAGGTTTTGGCTACTTTCTTGGCATCCACACCATTGCTATCGGAGTCATGGAGGCTATGCAGTATCGCCAACAGCACTGCGCAGGGCAGTTTTGTCTCGGATCGAGTTGGAGATGTTGGTTATATTGCTTTTTCTGGCATCCAAATGGCTGGTAGCTTAGAACCCAGTTGCAGAAACTTGGTGCCATTGGAGAGCGCCGGGAACAACCTGTTCTTCCGAACAAACCGCCTCAATGAAGGGGAGGAACCGGTCAAGGTGAATGAAGGGATGTTACATCTCTTTCTGTCTATGTACGTTTCCTCCAGTTTCAAAGAACAG GTTTCGGCACTAGTGGACGGAAGCAAGTCAATTATTGTCACAGGCCATTCAATAGGAGGAACAACAGCCTCTCTTTGCACTCTTTGGCTCCTCTCTTACCTCCAATCTGTGTCCTCTCCTTTACAAGCCCTCTGCATCACATTCGGCTCTCCATTGCTCGGCAATGGCTCCCTTTCCCGAGCAATCCTGCGAGAAAGATGGGGTGGCAACTTCTGTCAAGTAGTCTCAAAGCATGACATCATGCCGAGACTGCTTTTTGCTCCTCTGACATTATCCCTCGCTCCTCAACTGCATTCCCTGCTGCAATATTGGCACTTCTCCATGGATTCTCCACAGTTTGGCAACCTAGTCCAATTGCGCGATGAAGATAAAGCTGATCTCTTTCGATTTGTCTTGTTTCATATGGAAGGTTTAGCACATGCAGGAGAAGAGACCAGTTTGTTTTGTCCGCTGGGGAGCTACTTGTTTTGTTCTGAAGAGGGAGCAGTTTGTGTGGATAATGCTGCATCTGTGACTAAGATGATGCATTTGCTGCTTATGACCGGCTGTCCGAGTAGCAGTATTGAGGATCATCTCAGCTATGGAGATTATGTGGGAAAATATTCCGTACAGTTTATGAACCAGAGAAGCTTCATGCAAGCCGATCTTCCTGAGACGAGCTATGAAGCAGGGGTTGTTATGGCGTTGCAGTCTTTAGGGATAGATAGCCAG CAATCAGTTACTGGAGCAGCAAAAGACTGCCTGAGGATGGCGAGGAGGATGGGTCGCACTCCAAACCTGAAGGGTGCCGAGCTGGCTGTCCGCTTATCGAAATATGTACCTTACAGGGCTGAGATAGAATGGTACAAAGCATCTTGTGATGAGTCTGATAATAACATGGGGTACTATGATTGCTTCAAGCAAAGGGTATCGAACTCAAAAAGGGAGCACAGGGTTAACATGAACCGGATCAAGCTTGCTAATTTCTGGAACGATGTAATCTCTATGCTAGATAACAATCAACTTACTTATGATTTTGATAGGCGAGACAAATGGAGAAACACTTCCCAGTTCTATAAACTACTGGTTGAGCCACTGGACATTGCTGAATACTATAGAAAAGGTATGCACCGTGTCAAGGGCCATTACCTGAagtatggaagagagagaaggtaCGAGATTTTTGATAGGTGGTGGATAGAGAAAGAGGGAAGGTCTAGAGGGAGAGAATATAAGAGGAGCAAATTCGCAAGCTTGACTCAGGATTCATGCTTTTGGGCGAGGGTGGAGGAAGCAAGAGAATGGCTTGACAGCTTCAGAAGTGAAAGTGACATGACTAAGCTGGATCTGTTGTGGAAGAATATTGATGCGTTCGCAAAGTATGCAACGGAATTGGTGGAGAGTAAAGAAGTGTCTATAGACGTTCTGGCTAAGAATTCAAGCTATAGTTTGTGGGTGAAAGACTACGGAGCATTAAAATCAGAGTTACAGCTGCAGCACTTCCCTCCTCAGTTTCCGAGTTTTGTGGAAGGGGAGATGGTTCCTTAG
- the LOC122307127 gene encoding psbP domain-containing protein 2, chloroplastic isoform X1 has product MRFLEAVLVLSNGFLDLLPLSHRNRFNHSYGPTSTFPRNLFPTSLPKDSFLSTRQPNPKSSYNDPDKDAFVSHCLSKRKLNLAILAVFSYGFLPSMTESIFAEELELQRYTDAKEGFTLLRPSSWIQVDKAGAAVLFEEANKGSNNVGVVVNPVRLTSLGEFGSPQFVVDKLIQAERRKESTNGAEVISATERSSQGGLQVYEFEYKVDSTRGGIKRIFSAAFVASKKLYLLNIAHSDKPESPLEVHTRKMLEQVLHSFDAVSLT; this is encoded by the exons ATGAGGTTCTTAGAGGCTGTCCTCGTGCTCTCTAATGGCTTTCTAGATTTGCTTCCTCTCTCTCACCGCAATCGCTTCAATCATAGTTATGGTCCAACGTCCACTTTTCCCAGAAACCTCTTCCCGACGTCATTGCCCAAAGATTCCTTCTTATCGACTCGACAACCGAACCCAAAGAGTAGTTACAATGATCCCGACAAAGATGCATTCGTATCACATTGTTTGAGCAAGAGGAAGCTCAACCTCGCAATTCTTGCAGTCTTTTCATATGGGTTTTTGCCAAGCATGACAGAGTCTATATTTGCTGAAGAATTGGAGCTCCAAAGGTACACAGATGCCAAGGAGGGTTTCACTCTCCTCAGACCCTCTTCTTGGATCCAG GTTGATAAAGCGGGGGCAGCTGTTCTTTTTGAGGAGGCAAATAAGGGAAGTAACAATGTTGGGGTTGTAGTAAACCCTGTTCGTCTTACAAGCCTCGGAGAGTTTGGGAGTCCTCAATTTGTAGTAGATAAGCTTATACAAGCTGAAAGGCGCAAG GAAAGTACAAATGGTGCTGAGGTAATTTCAGCCACAGAGAGATCTAGCCAGGGAGGCTTACAAGTGTACGAGTTTGAGTATAAGGTGGACAGCACAAGGGGAGGAATTAAAAGGATCTTTTCAGCTGCATTTGTGGCCTCAAAGAAACTCTACCTTCTAAATATTGCTCACTCAGACAAACCAGAGAGTCCTCTTGAAGTCCACACAAGAAAGATGTTGGAGCAAGTTCTTCATTCATTTGATGCAGTATCTTTAACATGA
- the LOC122307127 gene encoding psbP domain-containing protein 2, chloroplastic isoform X2 produces MRFLEAVLVLSNGFLDLLPLSHRNRFNHSYGPTSTFPRNLFPTSLPKDSFLSTRQPNPKSSYNDPDKDAFVSHCLSKRKLNLAILAVFSYGFLPSMTESIFAEELELQRYTDAKEGFTLLRPSSWIQVDKAGAAVLFEEANKGSNNVGVVVNPVRLTSLGEFGSPQFVVDKLIQAERRKLIFLAVLSFCKKIHGKQS; encoded by the exons ATGAGGTTCTTAGAGGCTGTCCTCGTGCTCTCTAATGGCTTTCTAGATTTGCTTCCTCTCTCTCACCGCAATCGCTTCAATCATAGTTATGGTCCAACGTCCACTTTTCCCAGAAACCTCTTCCCGACGTCATTGCCCAAAGATTCCTTCTTATCGACTCGACAACCGAACCCAAAGAGTAGTTACAATGATCCCGACAAAGATGCATTCGTATCACATTGTTTGAGCAAGAGGAAGCTCAACCTCGCAATTCTTGCAGTCTTTTCATATGGGTTTTTGCCAAGCATGACAGAGTCTATATTTGCTGAAGAATTGGAGCTCCAAAGGTACACAGATGCCAAGGAGGGTTTCACTCTCCTCAGACCCTCTTCTTGGATCCAG GTTGATAAAGCGGGGGCAGCTGTTCTTTTTGAGGAGGCAAATAAGGGAAGTAACAATGTTGGGGTTGTAGTAAACCCTGTTCGTCTTACAAGCCTCGGAGAGTTTGGGAGTCCTCAATTTGTAGTAGATAAGCTTATACAAGCTGAAAGGCGCAAG CTTATTTTTTTAGCAGTTCTCTCGTTTTGTAAGAAAATTCATGGCAAGCAGTCATGA